In a genomic window of Gossypium arboreum isolate Shixiya-1 chromosome 7, ASM2569848v2, whole genome shotgun sequence:
- the LOC108482456 gene encoding blue copper protein-like → MINGQIRRPHSHSAALMGSNTKLILALLGLLITTATVATGYTNHTVGGDAGWFFHSKTNTSATNYTSWAANQTFSLGDYLIFRTTTNQTVIQTYNETTYRNCTTDDASDTDTFQYNGGNTDFDQSLTIEVPLTIEGANYYFSDAGDGVQCQRGMAFKILVRHGSGLPPSLNQPPPPPYVEAPSDPAQSPPVTINGESPSLNNKAAVGGANTGVMLCLLLFGVTSSLMTMMW, encoded by the exons ATGATTAATGGTCAGATCAGACGCCCACATTCACATTCAGCGGCACTCATGGGTTCCAACACCAAACTCATTCTAGCGCTGCTAGGCCTCCTCATCACCACCGCTACCGTCGCAACCGGTTACACCAACCACACCGTTGGCGGTGATGCTGGCTGGTTCTTTCATTCTAAAACTAACACATCCGCCACCAATTACACGTCCTGGGCTGCTAATCAGACTTTCAGTCTCGGCGACTATCTCA TATTTAGGACCACCACAAATCAGACGGTGATCCAGACGTACAATGAAACGACTTATCGTAATTGTACTACGGACGATGCTTCAGACACCGATACCTTCCAATACAACGGCGGGAACACAGACTTTGATCAATCCTTGACCATTGAAGTGCCGTTGACTATTGAGGGCGCAAACTACTACTTCTCCGACGCTGGCGATGGTGTCCAATGTCAGCGTGGCATGGCATTCAAGATCCTCGTTCGGCACGGCAGTGGGTTGCCTCCCAGCCTCAACCAGCCTCCGCCTCCTCCCTACGTCGAGGCTCCGAGTGACCCAGCTCAGTCTCCGCCGGTCACGATTAACGGCGAGTCACCGTCGTTGAATAACAAAGCCGCGGTCGGCGGTGCGAACACAGGAGTGATGCTATGTTTACTTCTCTTTGGTGTTACAAGTTCGTTGATGACTATGATGTGGTAG